The Arachis duranensis cultivar V14167 chromosome 2, aradu.V14167.gnm2.J7QH, whole genome shotgun sequence genome has a window encoding:
- the LOC107474026 gene encoding uncharacterized protein LOC107474026 isoform X1 — protein MGPKQCQVCNEAQSKYKCPSCYVPYCSLACFKNHKEFPCEKPSAQEDKTTAVSESLVEKPLIVDEPIVVLQKHQLDAIVSSNEIRDALNNKALQELVCSINCSPNPENELDKAMAEEAFHLFTDKILSTINP, from the exons ATGGGTCCTAAACAATGCCAAGTTTGCAACGAAGCACAATCCAAGTACAAGTGCCCTTCATGTTATGTGCCTTA TTGTTCTCTGGCATGTTTCAAGAATCACAAAG AATTTCCATGTGAGAAGCCGTCTGCTCAAGAGGACAAAACAA CTGCTGTTTCAGAATCACTTGTAGAAAAGCCATTAATTGTTGATGAACCTATTGTGGTACtgcaaaaacaccaactggatGCTATAG TGTCTTCCAATGAGATCCGTGATGCTTTGAACAATAAAGCCCTTCAAGAACTAGTTTGCAGCATTAATTGTTCCCCAAATCCTGAGAAC GAACTTGATAAAGCTATGGCTGAGGAGGCATTTCACTTGTTCACAGATAAG ATTTTATCAACTATCAATCCCTAA
- the LOC107474026 gene encoding uncharacterized protein LOC107474026 isoform X2 yields the protein MGPKQCQVCNEAQSKYKCPSCYVPYCSLACFKNHKEFPCEKPSAQEDKTKSLVEKPLIVDEPIVVLQKHQLDAIVSSNEIRDALNNKALQELVCSINCSPNPENELDKAMAEEAFHLFTDKILSTINP from the exons ATGGGTCCTAAACAATGCCAAGTTTGCAACGAAGCACAATCCAAGTACAAGTGCCCTTCATGTTATGTGCCTTA TTGTTCTCTGGCATGTTTCAAGAATCACAAAG AATTTCCATGTGAGAAGCCGTCTGCTCAAGAGGACAAAACAA AATCACTTGTAGAAAAGCCATTAATTGTTGATGAACCTATTGTGGTACtgcaaaaacaccaactggatGCTATAG TGTCTTCCAATGAGATCCGTGATGCTTTGAACAATAAAGCCCTTCAAGAACTAGTTTGCAGCATTAATTGTTCCCCAAATCCTGAGAAC GAACTTGATAAAGCTATGGCTGAGGAGGCATTTCACTTGTTCACAGATAAG ATTTTATCAACTATCAATCCCTAA